The Chitinophagales bacterium genome contains a region encoding:
- the yidC gene encoding membrane protein insertase YidC, whose translation MDRNSVIGFVLIFLLLIAYIFYNTPSQEENAKIKHRQDSIALLNNQHSIQDSSGETGMQNSPAPAINNAPEPSTAQNIFKDTAVKAAQNYSIENELIKVILSNKGGKVVSVELKKYKTSEQRPLILFNESNNKFNYVFFAGTNQVETNNLLFQTIGNSFTVFNADSNSIIFRAYSAPNRFIEQKYTLRGNSYLMGYQFSLVGMDSVIRSNNSYLNLEWQTKFNHLENDLVSERNYSSVYFRYTNEDVDEISEHSTGQMSAPGALQWVAFKQHFFNCTLITKSPFDQGNFSTAMEDTSRFVKNMTASLVLPYKNEPQVTYPMQFYFGPNNYQDLKKFNNGMQEIIPIGVGIFYFIAAPINKYFIIPIFNFLSRFNINYGVIILLMTLALRLILSPFTYRSFVSAAKMKVIKPELDQLREKYKDDQAKFGQEQLKLFKQAGVNPIGGCLPLLLQLPILAAMYSFFPSSIELRQQSFLWAKDLSTYDSVANLNFAIPFYGSHVSLFTLIMTASSILFALYNNQLSGVTGQMKWMTYLMPLMLLGIFNSLPAALTYYYTLTNIFSFIQQWVVKNYIIDETAIHRQIQENKKKPVKKSRFQQRLEEMTKSQQQKRR comes from the coding sequence CAGGATTCAATTGCCTTACTAAATAATCAGCATTCCATACAAGATTCATCCGGTGAAACCGGAATGCAGAATTCACCTGCACCTGCTATTAATAATGCACCTGAGCCATCCACCGCTCAAAACATTTTTAAAGATACTGCTGTGAAAGCAGCTCAAAATTATTCTATAGAAAATGAACTGATAAAGGTTATCCTCTCTAATAAGGGGGGCAAAGTAGTTTCGGTTGAATTAAAAAAATATAAAACATCTGAACAGCGCCCGCTCATATTATTTAATGAATCCAACAATAAATTCAATTATGTTTTTTTTGCTGGAACTAATCAGGTAGAAACGAATAACCTGCTCTTTCAAACCATTGGCAATTCTTTTACGGTTTTTAATGCAGATTCTAACTCAATTATTTTCCGTGCCTATAGTGCACCGAACCGTTTTATAGAACAAAAATATACGCTGAGAGGAAATTCATATCTGATGGGCTACCAATTTTCGCTGGTAGGAATGGATAGCGTAATCCGAAGTAATAACTCCTATCTGAACCTGGAATGGCAGACCAAATTCAACCACCTGGAAAATGATCTTGTTTCGGAGCGAAATTATTCCTCGGTTTATTTCCGTTACACGAATGAGGATGTAGACGAGATTTCAGAACACAGCACAGGGCAAATGAGCGCTCCCGGAGCACTCCAATGGGTTGCTTTCAAACAGCATTTTTTTAATTGTACTCTGATAACAAAATCTCCTTTCGACCAGGGAAACTTTTCCACTGCTATGGAAGACACTTCCCGTTTCGTAAAAAACATGACGGCGAGTCTTGTATTGCCTTATAAAAATGAACCGCAGGTTACTTATCCCATGCAGTTTTATTTCGGTCCAAATAATTATCAGGATCTTAAAAAATTTAACAACGGTATGCAGGAGATTATTCCTATTGGTGTTGGTATATTTTATTTCATTGCCGCACCAATTAATAAATACTTCATTATTCCCATTTTTAATTTTTTAAGCAGGTTCAATATTAATTATGGGGTCATTATTTTGTTGATGACACTTGCATTGCGGCTTATTCTGTCTCCTTTTACGTACAGGTCTTTTGTTTCAGCAGCAAAAATGAAAGTTATAAAGCCTGAATTGGATCAATTGCGCGAGAAATATAAAGATGACCAGGCGAAATTCGGGCAAGAGCAGCTGAAGCTTTTTAAACAGGCAGGTGTAAATCCAATTGGAGGATGCCTTCCGTTACTATTGCAGCTGCCTATCCTCGCGGCTATGTATTCATTCTTTCCAAGCTCTATTGAATTGAGGCAGCAATCTTTTTTATGGGCAAAGGATTTAAGCACATATGACTCCGTTGCCAATCTGAATTTTGCGATTCCTTTCTATGGAAGTCATGTCAGCCTGTTTACATTAATTATGACAGCCAGTTCTATTTTATTTGCGCTCTACAATAACCAGTTATCAGGTGTTACCGGCCAGATGAAATGGATGACATACCTGATGCCATTAATGTTGCTTGGAATTTTTAATTCGCTGCCTGCAGCACTTACCTATTATTATACGCTTACCAATATATTTTCTTTCATCCAGCAATGGGTTGTAAAAAATTATATTATTGATGAAACAGCCATCCACCGCCAGATCCAGGAAAATAAAAAGAAACCTGTAAAAAAATCACGTTTCCAGCAACGACTGGAGGAAATGACCAAATCACAGCAGCAAAAAAGAAGGTGA
- a CDS encoding T9SS type A sorting domain-containing protein, whose protein sequence is MAALLTGSAFAQSVPAGRNHTVPLINPALLKPVKIPANGFTGDVKMKGNGIVPKAKTSHIVSGQPTTARDITETTIGTTYYDLQTNGSVNDRISNNGDGTISAVWTFSPDWTNGFPNRGTGYNYFDGTSWESQPTTRIEGNNRSGFTNIGVTSSGAEVVVGHSSTTAQLLEARRLPKGMGEWITNTTALESPATSGDLWAKTAVWGENFHVISLTTPVISGGTTYNGLDGALLYDRSTDGGVTWDATNVLLPDEDTAHYDGFNGDSYQIDARGNTVAIVTGDISYDVILWKSMDNGSTWTKTIILQHPFPFFTDDTITDINGDGNADSIEVCDGSLSVLIDDQNMVHVWWGDAFILNDVAGDALYSYYPGINSIMYWNESFGENAPAAITGALDLNGNDTLDLPIDDLSGQLLIGQFGFSSLATMPNAGIDSNGNIYLAYSAAVENSTDLVGKAIRHTYVIVTKDHGQTWGDSVIDVVDDITQEGVYASIARYVDDKVHIVYQKDFCAGISGLFIATNDPDPCNDNELNSIAYVEFPVSDLGVSVGIPSIKANNEDIHVFPNPSTGVFTIAINGSVVNQMDIKVSNVLGQTVRELNNQNLTNSKVTVDLNTLPSGNYLLSARAGTKSYNTIIRISGN, encoded by the coding sequence ATGGCTGCTCTTTTGACCGGATCGGCGTTTGCTCAAAGTGTTCCCGCAGGAAGAAACCATACTGTACCGCTGATAAACCCTGCTTTACTTAAGCCAGTTAAAATTCCTGCAAATGGTTTTACAGGTGATGTAAAAATGAAAGGGAATGGTATTGTGCCAAAAGCAAAAACTTCCCACATAGTATCAGGCCAGCCGACAACTGCGCGGGATATAACTGAAACTACAATTGGAACTACCTATTACGATTTGCAAACGAATGGTTCGGTTAACGATCGCATTTCCAATAACGGAGATGGCACTATATCCGCCGTATGGACTTTTTCTCCTGATTGGACCAATGGCTTCCCGAACAGGGGAACAGGATATAATTATTTTGACGGTACTTCCTGGGAGTCACAACCTACTACGCGAATAGAAGGCAATAACAGAAGTGGTTTTACCAATATTGGCGTTACAAGCAGTGGCGCCGAAGTAGTTGTAGGTCACAGTTCAACTACCGCACAATTGCTGGAGGCCCGCCGGTTGCCAAAAGGCATGGGGGAATGGATTACTAATACTACAGCCCTCGAGAGTCCCGCAACGAGTGGAGATTTATGGGCTAAGACAGCAGTATGGGGAGAAAATTTTCATGTTATTTCGCTTACTACACCTGTTATTTCAGGAGGAACTACTTATAATGGCCTTGATGGCGCTCTTTTGTATGATAGATCCACTGATGGCGGTGTAACATGGGATGCTACTAATGTTTTATTGCCTGATGAAGATACTGCTCATTATGATGGTTTCAATGGTGATTCGTATCAAATTGATGCCCGGGGGAATACTGTTGCTATTGTAACCGGTGATATCAGCTATGATGTGATTTTATGGAAGTCGATGGATAACGGATCCACATGGACAAAGACCATCATTCTACAGCATCCTTTCCCATTTTTTACTGATGATACCATTACAGATATTAATGGTGATGGCAACGCGGATAGTATTGAAGTATGTGATGGCAGTCTGAGTGTTTTAATTGATGACCAAAACATGGTACACGTATGGTGGGGTGATGCTTTTATTTTAAATGATGTTGCCGGAGATGCATTGTACTCATACTACCCGGGCATTAATTCTATAATGTACTGGAACGAAAGCTTCGGAGAAAATGCTCCGGCTGCTATTACCGGTGCACTCGATTTAAATGGAAATGATACCCTCGATCTTCCTATTGATGATTTATCGGGGCAGTTGCTTATAGGGCAATTTGGATTTTCTTCTCTGGCCACTATGCCCAATGCCGGCATAGATTCTAATGGTAATATTTATTTAGCTTATAGTGCAGCGGTAGAGAACTCCACTGATTTAGTGGGAAAGGCCATCCGTCATACTTATGTTATAGTAACCAAGGATCATGGTCAAACATGGGGCGATAGTGTTATAGATGTTGTGGACGATATTACACAGGAGGGGGTTTATGCATCTATTGCACGTTATGTAGATGATAAAGTTCATATCGTATATCAAAAAGATTTTTGTGCAGGTATTTCAGGCTTATTCATTGCGACTAATGATCCCGATCCATGTAATGATAATGAGCTTAATTCTATAGCTTATGTTGAATTTCCTGTTTCAGATTTGGGAGTTTCAGTAGGTATACCCTCCATTAAGGCTAATAATGAGGATATACACGTTTTTCCTAATCCTTCAACAGGCGTATTTACAATAGCAATAAATGGATCTGTAGTAAATCAGATGGACATCAAAGTGTCTAATGTATTGGGTCAAACCGTTAGGGAGTTAAATAATCAAAACCTGACTAATTCAAAGGTGACTGTTGACTTAAACACTCTGCCAAGTGGTAATTACTTGCTTTCAGCCAGAGCAGGAACAAAAAGTTATAATACTATTATTAGAATTTCGGGCAATTAA